The DNA sequence TTCGCGAGTTCATGGTCGAACACGCGGTCTCGATTATAGTCCGGGCGCGTGTAGAGCACATCGCCCCGGGAATTCTCGATCTTCTCGATCAGCCAGGGGTCCATGCGCAATCCGCCGGATTGCAGCGTGCCGAAGGCGCGCGTGATTTCCCAGAGAGACACTTCCTGACTGCCCAGCGCAATCGACGGGAAGGGCTGCAGGGGCGTCGTGATCCCGAACCGGCGGGCGATGTTGATGACGCTTTCCTCGCTGGCTTCCTGGGTCAGTTCCGCCGCAATCGTATTGGTGGAGCGGGCCATGGCTTCGCTCAGCGTCATCGGACCGAGAAATCCGCCACCATAGTTTTCCGGTTTCCATTTGCCGATGGAGAGTGGCGCATCGTCGAACACGTCGAATGACGAGAACCCGCTTTCCAGCGCTGCGGCATAGACAAATGGCTTGAAACTGGAGCCCGGCTGCCGCTTGGCCTGGGTCACGCGATTGAACTCGGACTCGGTGAAGTCCCGCCCTCCGACCAGCGCCACGACCCGCCCGTCCCGGTCGATCACAAGGGCCGACGCCTGGCTTGCCTTGGCGGCTTTGCCGTCAGCGTCCATGCGCTCATTGAGCTTGGCGCGGATCTTGTCCTGCAGGGCCACATCAATGGAGATTGTCACCACCATGTCCCCGGGCGGGCGCGGCAGCATCAGTTCCACCCGGTCGGCGACGGTGTCCAGGACATAGCCAAGCTGCGCGTCATATTCGGGGGCGTCGATAATGGTAAGATCGGTTTCGATCGCATCGGTCACCTGATCTGCAGTGATGAAGCCGAGATCGGCCATCTGTTCCAGGACATAGAGCTGGCGGGCCTTTGCACCGTCCAGATTGTCCCGCAAGTTCAGTTTCGACGGAGCTTTCGGCAGGGCGGCCAGCACGGCGGCTTCGGCAATGTTCAGTTCTTCCGGCGGCTTGCCGAAATAATAACGCGATGCGGCGTCGATGCCGTAGAGGCCTGCACCGAAATAGACCCGGTTCAGGTAGAGCGACAGGATCTCGTCCTTGCTCAGTTTCGTTTCAAGCTCACGCGCCAGCTTCATTTCTTGCGCCTTGCGCGAAATGGTCTGGCGGCTGTCGAGGACGAGGTTCTTGATCAACTGCTGGGTAATGGTCGAGGCGCCGGATACGGTCTCGCCGGCCCGCATGTTTGACCAGGCAGCCCGGGCGATAGCCGCATCGTCTGCGCCGTCATGTTCGTAGAACCGCTTGTCCTCGGCCGCGATGAAAGCCTGCGGCACATGAGGCGGCAACTGGCTGACATGGGTTGCGCGGCCATAACGGGGCCCGCGCACCGCCAGCGTATTGCCGTCGCGATCGATGAATTCGATGGCCGCTTCACGCTTGGCATCCCAGAGGTCGGCAATCGGGGGCAGGTCCGGCATGCCGAAATAGAGCGAGCGCCATTTCCAGAACGCCCACCCCGCCCCGATCAGCAGGCCGCACAGGATCACAAGTACCAGATAGCGGACCCATCTGGCGCGCAGCAATCCCCCTCGCACCGGCACTGCAGCGGCCGCGCTGCGCCCGGAGGCGGCCTTCTTCGCTTTTGCGGGTGGTTTGCGGGGAGTTTTCGCCATGAAGTCCTGAATAAGGGGATGCAGATTGAGGAAAGCTGAATGCCCAAGGAATGGGGCAAGGTGAAGGCATTTGCTGATCCTGCCACCCTGCCGCGAGGTTATGCCTTACAATAGGGATTGTTCCTGAGTGATATGCAGAAAACAAGCTGGTTCACTGGGACCGGCAACGACCGGGGCCCCTGAGATACCCGGCATTCCGGAGGAAACCATGTCGTCATCGCATCCCGCCACGCCCGCAGAGCATTTTGACGTCCTGATCGTCGGCGCCGGCATATCCGGCATCGGCGCGGCCTGGCATATGCGCCACCAATGCCCGGACAAGAGCTTTTGTGTCCTGGAAGCACAGGCCGGCTATGGCGGCACCTGGCGTACTCACACCTATCCCGGCATCCGCTCGGACAGTGACCTCTACACTTTCGGATACCGGTTCAAGCCATGGGAAGGGGCGCCCATTGCCGCGGCGCAGGAAATCCTGACCTATATGGGCGAAGTGATCGAAGAAAACGATCTGGACCAGCATATCCGCTACAGTCACCGCATTCTCGCAGCGGACTGGTCGTCCGATGACAAGGTCTGGACCCTGACCGCCCGCGATGAGGCGACTGGCGAGACGCGCAAGTTCACGGCCAGCTTCCTCTGGATGTGCCAGGGCTATTACAATCACGAGAAGGGTTACACGCCCGAATGGGAGGGCATGGACAGCTTCCGGGGGCAGATCATCCACCCCCAGACCTGGCCGGATGATGTCGATCTGTCGGGCAAGAAAGTCATCTGCATCGGGTCCGGCGCCACCGCGGCAACCGTCGTACCCGCCATTGCCGCCGATTGCGATCATGTTACGCTGCTGCAGCGCTCGCCCACCTATTTCACGCCGGGGCGGAATGTGAACGAACTCGCCGATGCCCTGCGGGAAGAAGGCGTGGATGCCGACTGGATCCACAAGATCATTCGCAAGCGGGTCCTGTTTGATCAGGCGAAATTCACCCAGCTGGCGCAGGAGCAGCCGGACATTGTGCGGGCCGAACTGTTGAAGGGCGTACGCGACCTGCTCGGGCCCGACTATCCGATCGACCCGCACTTCACGCCGAAATACCGCCCCTGGCAGCAACGCATCGCCTTCGTGCCGGATGGTGACCTGTTCCAGGGCATCGCCAGCGGCAAGGCCAGCGTTGTGACGGATCATATCGACCGCTTCACCGAGTCGGGCATCCTGTTGAAATCCGGCGAGGAACTGGAGGCCGACATCATCATTACGGCGACCGGCTTCAACCTGTCGGTTCTCGGAGACATTCCGTTCTCGAAGGATGGAGCCCCCATCGATTTCAGCCAGACGGTCACCTATCGTGGCATGATGTTCACGGGTGTGCCGAACATGGCATGGGTCTTCGGCTATTTCCGCGCCAGCTGGACCCTGCGCGTAGATCTGATGGGAGATTTCATCAGCCGCCTGCTGAAACACATGGACCGGATCGGCGCGAAGGAAGTTCGGGTCGAGTTGCGCGACGAGGATCGCGATATGGAAATCCTGCCCTGGATGGACCCGGACAATTTCAATCCCGGCTACATGATGCGGTCGCTCCACCTGATGCCCAAGCGCGGCGCGCACGACATCTGGCAGCATTCCCAGGATTACTGGCGTGAGAAGGACGAAATGCCCCTGATCGATCTCGACGGCGCCGAATTCGTCTATGACCGCCAGACGGCTAAAGTGCCGGAGACGGCCTGACGCGTCTCACGGGCACCCAATGGCGTGTGCCAGAATGTTGCGGTGTACCTCGCTTGTGCCCGAATAGATCGTCGCTGCCCGGGTGGAGAGGTATTTTGCCTGGGCGAAATGACTGTTCGGCGCAATCGCCAGACCGGCCTCGGTGATCGCCTGATGGAGCTCCGTGGCCAGAACTTTCAACACGGAAGACCGGGCAGCCGGGCTGACGGCGACGTCGCCGCCTGACGCGCGGGCTTCGAGGGCTTCGAAAGCATCCACCTTCATTGCCAGAATCGTCAGGTCGCGGGAAGGTGGGGCCCCGGCCATGCCACGCTTCGCCGCGCGCAAGGCCCGGCGCAGCAGGCCGGTTGTCGTGTTGTTGGACCGGGCGATTGCCATCAATGCCCTGGCCGCCGTCCATCCCGCGCCGACCTCGCCGATCCTGTCGGCTGCGGGCGTGTGGACATTGTCGAAGAATACTTCATTGGTCTCGTGCTCGCCGCTGATGAAGTCGATCGGGCGGACGCGGATACCGGGCCGGTTCATCTCCACCAGCAGGAAGACAAGGCCGTCGCGGCCCATGCTGCCCGGCTCGCAACGGGCCAGCAGGAACATGTGCGTGGCGTAGTGCGCAAAGCTCGTCCACACCTTGCTGCCGTTCAGCACGAAAGCGTCGCCTTCTTGCGTGGCGCGCAGGGACAGGGCCGACAGGTCGGATCCGGCCTGAGGTTCCGAAAACCCCTGGCACCATTCATGCTCGCCCGTCAGGATCGCGGGCAGGTAGTGCGCCTTTTGTGCCTCGGTGCCTTCGGCGATGATCAGCGGTCCAATCGTGCGCACGCCGGAATTCATTACGATGGGAGCGTCCCGTTCGGCACAGGCATTTTCGAAGTAGAGCCGCTGTTCCGCGCTCCAGCCTGCCCCCCCGTATTCGACCGGCCAGGAGGGCGCAAACCACCCTCGTGCGTTCAGCCGCTTGCGCCACGCGTCGCATGCCCAGCGAGGGGATTTCAGTCCCGTTGTCTCCCGACCTGCCGCACGCAACTCCTCCGTCAGCTCGGCATCCAGAAAGGCATCAATCTCGGCCCGGAATGCCTCATCGGCTTGTCCGTGCATGTCCGCAGCAGCCGGAAAACTTCCATCCATGTCGCCCTCCCTTGATTTGAGCGCACCATCAGTAAGGCGCTGAAACGGCGGCTTGCCTATCAGGGGAAGTACGGGGTCAGGCGCCGGGCTGGTTGCATCACGGCTGCGTGTGGTCGACACTGGTCCTGCGCCGATCAATTGACAGCTGCGGGCAGGATTTCTACAGGCCGCTTCGGGAACGTTGCCCCGCGTATCGTGTTCGCGCCGGTGTCCACCCGATCCGAAACGCTCGCGCTTGAAAGGCTCGAATGTTCAAATCCATCTCAGCCATTGCCGCCCTGTTGTTTGCCGCTGCCATTCTCTATGCGGGCAATGGCCTGCAGAGCACGCTTCTCTCGGTCCGCGGGGATCTCGAAGGGTTTCCGACAGCCGTGATCGGCCTGCTGGCTTCGGCCTATTATGCGGGGTTCATTCTCGGCTGCCGGTTCGTGCCGGGCATGATCAAGGGCGTCGGCCATATCCGGGCCTTTGTCGCCCTGGCGTCCATCGCCTCGTCCAGCGCGCTGGCGCACATCCTGTTTGTCGAACCGGTGTCGTGGAGCGCGCTGCGCTTCGTCACCGGGTTCAGCTTTGCCGGGCTTACCATGGTGCTGGAAAGCTGGATCAATGAACGCGCGACGAATGAGAACCGGGGCAAGGTGCTGTCAGTCTACCGGATTGTCGACCTGGGCGCCGTCACCATAGGCAACGGCCTGCTGGCCATCGCGCCGCCGGAAGGATTCCAGCTGTTCATTCTGGTTTCGATCCTCATCTCCATTGCGCTCGTGCCGGTGGCGTTGACGCGGTCGACCTCGCCTGCACCCTTGGAGACGGCCAAGCTGGACATTGTCGAGCTGTATCGGGTCTCGCCGGTCGGCGCTGTTGGCGCGGCGGCCACCGGGCTGGCCAATGCGGCCTTCTGGGGCATGGCGCCGGTCTATGTGCAGGAACTGGGCTATGGCTCCGCGGCCATCGCAGCCTTCATGAGCACGGCGATCATCGGGGCGGGACTGTTCCAGTTTCCCACCGGGTCCCTGTCCGACAAGGTGGACCGACGGTTCGTGATCGTCGGCAGCTCGCTGCTCGGTGCCGGCGCTTCGGCCCTGCTGGCCAGTTTTGCGGGCCTGTCGGAAAACGCCATGCTGGGTTTCAGCTTCCTGTTCGGCGCCTTCATCATTCCCGTGTTCGGTATCTGCGCGGCGCACGCCAATGACCATGCAGCCGTCGGCAAGGCCGTGGCGACCAGTGGCGGCCTGTTGCTGCTCTACGGCGTTGGATCTGTGGTCGGCGCACTGGTCGGCGCGCTGGTGATGAGCGCATTCGAGCCGGCGGCCCTGTTCTGGTACATTGCCGGTGTCTATCTCGTGCTGGCGGTGTTCAGCCTGTTGCGGATCGGGGTCAAACGGCCCCGCATTGTCGGCAAGAAATCCCGCTATATTCCGATGGCCAAGAGCCCGCTCACCCGCGTCTACAGAAAGCGCGCCAAGGCGCAGCCGAAAGCCTAGGCCAGGCCCGGCCGCCAGGCGTCGCGCAGGTGAACCGGCAGGCGCCGCGGCGCAATGGCGATCAGGTCATAGCGCCAGCCATGACCTGCATAGTGCGGACGGCGGGCCATCCAGTTTTCGGCGGCGCGCGCGATCCGCTGCCATGCGTACGGGCTGACGGCTTCAAGCGCGAGGCGGGCCTCCCGCCGGGCCTTCACTTCCACAAAGGCGATGATGCCTGCCTTTTCAGCCACCAGATCAATCTCGCCCACAGGGGTTCGTACCCGGCTGGCCAGGATGCGATAGCCTTTCAGGCGCAGGAACAGGGCGGCAAGGGCTTCGCCGGTGCGGCCGCGCCGTTCGGCGGCCTTGCGGCGGGCGCTGCGAGATGCCCGGTCAGCCATCGGCCTTCAGTTTCAGGGCGCGCTGATAGACGTCCCGCTTCGGCAGGCCGAGGGCTTCGGCCACGGCATTCGCGGCGGCCTTGGTCGGTTGGCCGTCCAGCGCGTCCCGCAGTGCGGCGTCCAGTTTCTCCGGCGTGATTTCCGCCTCGCCCGGCGGGCCAACCAGCAGCACGATCTCGCCGCGTGGCGGGCCGGCCTCGGCATAATGGGCTGCCAACTCCGAAAGCGTTCCGCGCCGGATCTCCTCGAACAGTTTGGTCAGCTCCCGCGTCACCGCTGCCTCGCGCGGGCCGAACACCGCAGCCAGGTCCGCCAGCGCATCCGCAAGGCGTGGCCCGCTTTCATAGAAGATCAGCGTGCCGGGCACGGCCTTCAGCGTTTCGGCGGCCGATTTCCGCGCCCCGGATTTCGGTGGCAGGAATCCGGCAAACAGGAATTTGTCGCTTGGCAGGCCACTGGCGACCAGACCCGCCAGCATGGCCGACGCTCCTGGCACCGGGATCACTTTCACCCCGGCCTCCAGCGCCTCATGCGCCAGCTTCCAGCCCGGATCGGAGACAAGCGGTGTGCCGGCATCCGAGATCAGCGCGATGCGGGCGCCGTCCTGCAGGGCGCGGATCAGGCCCGGTCTCCGTTCCGCCCCATTGTGGTCATGATAGGGGCTGAGCCGCACCTTAAGCCCGTAGGCCGACATCAGCTTTCCGGCGACCCGTGTGTCTTCTGCCAGAACTTCATCGGCAGCAGCCAGAACGTCCAGCGCGCGCAAGGTGATGTCCCGCAGATTGCCGATCGGGGTGGACACCACATAGAGGCCCGGATCCAGAGATACAGCCGGTTGCCCCGTAGGGAGGCCGGGCCTAGAGTCGGCGGAGGCGGGAATCGCCCCGGAGTCAGAAGGATCAGGAGATGACATTGCTTCAACCATTGCTCAGGAAGCTTCCCGCGCCAAGTCTTCTGTTGGCCTCGCTGCTTCTGGCCACGGCCTGTGCCACAGCGCCTGCGCGCCAGCCAGTGCCCATCGGCACCGGAGAGCCGCGCGAGGAGCCGGTGACCGGCGTCCCGCGGGATCTGGGCGACACGTCGGGTGAAGACATCGAGATCGGAGACATCGACGATATCGGCGACGCGCGCCGCGGGCGCGGTGACCGGGGGCTGACGCCGCCCTTCATGGAGGGGCGCGAGATCAAGCGCGCGGCGGTGCTGCTGCCATTCTCCCATCCCAATGCCAATGTCCGCGCCGAAGCGGAAAGCATGCTGGCCGGCATCGAACTCGCCCTTTTTGAGTATGCCGACCGGGACTTCCTGATCATCCCCAAGGACACGGCCGGCAAGACGTCGGTGGCCGAAGCCCGGATCGATGAAGCCTTTGAGGACAAGGTGGATGTCGTGCTGGGCCCGCTGTTCGGGGCCAACGTCAAGACCGTTCGCGAGAAGGCCCGTGAGGAGGAAATCCCCGTCATCGCCTTTTCCAATGATCGCTCGGCTGCCGGGGGTGGGGCCTATCTCGCCTCGATCTCTCCGGACGAGGAAGTGCGCCGTGTAATGGAATATGTGGCCGCGCGCGGCGTGGACACATTCGTCTTCCTCGGGCCGCGCTCGGCCTATGGCCGTCAGGTCGAAGCCGCGATGCGGTTCGAGGCAAGCCGTCTCGGCGCCGTGGTAGCGGCATCGGCATTCTACGGTGAGGACAGTGGGGCCGGAGCCGAAGCGCGCCAGATTGCCAGCGTGTTGAAGACCGAACTGGCCGGTCGGCCGGGCCGCGTCGCCGTGATGATTCCGGAACGGGGCGTGAAGCTGCTGTCGGTGGCCCCGCTGCTGCCCTACAATGGCGTGGACATGCGTGAGGTGAAGCTGATCGGCACGTCCTATTGGGACGATTCCAGCATCTGGCGGGAACCGACCCTGCGCGGGGGATATTTCGCTGCGACCGATCCGGCCAACAAGACGGCATTCAGCGAAACCTATCGCCGGATCTATGGCCGCGCGCCAACCGATCTGGCGGCGCTGGCCTATGATGCTGCCGCGCTGACGGTGCGACTGGCCGCCGATGACAGCCTGACCTATGGCGGCGTCACCGATCCAGACGGCTTCTTCGGCGTCAACGGCCTGTTCCGGTTCCGGATTGACGGCACGTCGGAACGGGGGCTGGCGGTGATGCAGATCCAGCCCGGCGGCGCCGAACTGGTGGAAGGCGGGGTTCAGTCCTTCCCGACCGGCCAGACTGGCCCGAGCTGACGGGACACCTGACGCGGCGCCATCTGTGACACTCCCTTGCGTATGGCGCACGTGTTCCCCACATGACCGGCTGGTGAGACACAATCCTGGAAGACGATAGCCATTCCATGAGCAAGCGCGACTATTACGAGATTTTGGGCGTATCCAAGGATGCGGACGAGAAACAGCTGAAGTCCGCCTATCGCAAACTGGCGATGAAGTATCATCCTGACCAGAATGCGGGGAATCCGGAAGCGGAAGAGAAATTCAAGGAAGTCGGTGAGGCCTATGCCATTCTCAGCGACGGTCAGAAACGCGCGGCCTATGACCGGTTTGGCCATGCTGCCTTCGAGAATGGCGGCGGAGGCGGCGGCAATCCCTTCGGTCAGGGCGTCAATCCGGAAGACATCTTCTCCGATCTGTTCAGCCAGGTGTTCGGCGCGGGCGGCTTTGGCGGCGGTCGTCGCCGGGGCGGGCCCCAGCGCGGCGCGGATTTGCGCTACGATCTGGAGATCACGCTGGCCGAAGCCTGGGCCGGCAAGGAAGAAACCATTCATGTGCCGCAAGCCGTGCCCTGTACCGGGTGTGACGGATCGGGCGCGGCTCCGGGCACCAAGCCGGAAACCTGCGATACCTGTGACGGCCATGGCCGTGTGCGCGCCCAGCAGGGCTTCTTCACCATGGAGCGCACCTGTGTGCGGTGTGGCGGCAAGGGCAAGATCATCAAGAAACCCTGCAAAGAGTGCGGCGGTGCCGGTCAGGTCCGCGAGGAGCGCAAGCTGCAGGTGAAGATTCCCGCCGGTGTCGAAAGCGGCATGCGCATCCGTCTGTCAGGCGAGGGCGAGCCCGGTGAACAGGGCGGTCCTAGCGGCGATCTCTACATCTTCGTGGATGTTGTCGAGCATGACATTTTCGAGCGCGATGGCCCGAACCTCTATTGCCGCGCGCCGGTGCCGATGGCGACCGCAGCGCTCGGCGGGGAAATCGAGATCCCGACCATTGATGGCGGTCGCGCCCGTGTTGTTGTGCCGGAAGGCGCGCAAACGGGCCGCAAACTGCGCCTGCGCGGCAAGGGCATGCCGTCTGTCCGCCAGTCCGGCCATACGGGCGATCTGTTCGTCGAAATGTTCGTTGAAACACCGCGCAATCTGTCGGCCCGCCAGAAGGAGCTGATGCGCGAATTCTGTGAGTGCACCGGCGCAGACTGCCATCCGGAAAGCGAAGGCTTCCTCGGCCGGATCAAGCGCTTCTGGAGCGGCGACCATGACGAGCACCGCCCGAACTAGACCCACATAGCTTGCCCTGACCGGCAAACACGCCCTATCTGCCGCGCATGGACGGCACGATGGCAGGGGCATGATGAACGCAGCAGGCGCATTCCGGAAAGTCCGGCAGGGACTGAGCGATCTCTCGCGGATCGAGAGATGGATCTGGATCGGGGTGCTGGTCATCCTGGTCGCCAGCACGGCGGTCCGGCTGGTTGCCTTCTTCCTTCCCCATCTTGCCGACTGGGCACGCAATGCCGGCCAGATGAGTTCGGCGGTGTTCAACCTGGTTGGACTGGCGCAGGCCGTGACGTTGACCCTGGTGGTGGCGCTGCCCCTGTTGCGCTACCTGCTGACGCGCAATCCGGCTGAACAGGTTGCTGAGGGCATCGTCCGCAAGCGCCAGCCGCACCTGATCAAGGACATCAACGCGCTGGCGGATTTCGGACAGCTCCGCTTTCCATCCGACGAACTGGAAATCGTGTCCGAAACTGATGCGCTGAAGGAATTCAGCCGCATGAATGCCGAATGCTTCGAGGAAAGCGCAAACTATTCCGGGGACTATGCTGACAAGCTTCTGCGCAATAGCAGTATTCAGGACCGCTATCCGCAGAGTTTCGCCTTTGTCCTGGACGAGACGGGCCAGCGCATGGGCATATCCATGGTCATTCCCCTGAACCCCACCGCGACCCATCTCTACAAGCGCGGCTCGCTTTCGGATCATGACGTCATGGACATCCATGTCGCCGCCCGCGGAGAGCCATGTGGCTGCATCCTTCTCTTTGCCATCGGTATGCTGACGACGTATCGGCCCACCGGAGGCAAGGCGGACGGGTCCACCGCAATCCGTCGGCTGGTCCGAAATCATGTGCATCATATCTGGAAGGTCGCTTCCGACTTCGATCTCGAAACCGTGCCGTTCATCATGCAGGTTGAGCGGCGCAGTATCCTGCGGATGGGACAGATGTTCGGCTTTCGCAAGCTGGAAGGGCTGGGCGCCGATGGGGACCCCCTGTTCGAGATCACATGGCCGGAATTCAAGGACACGCTGGGCACCTTTCTCGACGAGGACTAGCGGGCCGTATGCCCGGCGCGGGAACCGACTGTCCTCAGCCATCGTTGATCCGGGAACTCACCCGAGAGAGACGCCATGCCCTTCAGTTCCCCGCCCGATACGCTGTGCCGCGAAGGCGTGACGGCAGAGGCCATTGGTCTCGTCCGGTCCGATCCGGCAGCGTCCGGCTGGACCCGCAAGCAATGTGGCAAGGGATTCACGTATAAGGATGACAAGGGACAGACTTTGAAAGGCAAACGTGCGGAACGGTGCCGCGCGCTGGTCCTGCCGCCGGCCTGGACAGATGTTTGGATCTGTCCCAATCCACGCGGGCATATTCAGGCAACAGGCCGCGACGAGGCCGGCCGGCTGCAATACCGGTATCACCCTACCTGGTCTGCTGCGCGCAATTCCGCGAAGTTTGATGATCTCATCGCCTTCGGCCACGCCTTGCCGGAACTGCGCCGGCGTGTGCGTCACGACCTGACGCATTCCGATTGCCCGCGCGATGTGCGGCTGGCTGCAATCGTCCGTCTGCTGGACAAGGGCGCGCTGCGCATTGGCCGGTCCGGCCGGAAGACCTATGGCGCTGTCAGCCTGCGCAAGTCGCATGTGCGGATTGAAGGCCACCGCGTGGTCTGCGTCTACAAGGGCAAGGGCGGGACGGCGCGCCGTGTGACGGTCCGGGACAAGCTGCTGGCCCGGACGTTGGACCGCCTCATGGCGGAGAAGGGCGTCTTCCTGTTCCGCTCCCGAAAAATCAGGCCGACCGCACAGGATGTGAATGCCTATATCCAGGACACGCTTGGACTACCCTTCACGGCCAAGGATTTCCGGACGTGGAAGGGCAGCGTTGCCGCCGTCGAGGCGCTGGCCCGCAATGAGCCGGCGACGGTCAAGACGGTGTGCGAGGCTGCTGCCGGCGTGCTGGGAAACACGCCCGCCATTGCCAAATCCTCCTATATCCATCCGATTCTGCTCGACATGGCGCGGGCCCGGCAGCATCCGGCACAGGCATGCGGCGCCGCAAGGGATCATCGCGGTGAGGCCCTGCTGCTGGATGTTCTGGAACGGGCCCAGGGCCCTGCCTGATTGCCAGGGTCTGGACCTGGCCGCGCAGGTGTTGCATGGGACGTCAGGCGGGCTTTGGAGACAGGCAGATGAGCGTCACAATCTATCACAATCCGGACTGCGGCACCTCGCGCAATGTGCTTGAGATCATCCGGGCGAGCGGCGAGGAACCGGAAGTCGTTGCCTATCTTGAGCGCGGCTGGACACGGGAATTGCTGGCCGGCCTTCTCGCCGCGGCGGGCCTTACACCGCGACAGGCGCTCCGCACGTCGAAAAGCCCTGCGGAAGAATTGGGGCTTACAGACCCGGCCGTGGACGATGCCATCCTGTTCGAGGCGATGCTGAAACACCCGATCCTCGTGAACCGGCCCATCGTGGTCACCAAAAAAGGGACGGCGCTGTGCCGTCCCTCTGAAAAGGTGTTTGGATTGCTGGATACGCCGCCGGAGCGCTTCACGAAGGAAGATGGCGAGGTGATCCGTCCCGACTGACGGT is a window from the Hyphomonas sp. genome containing:
- a CDS encoding NAD(P)/FAD-dependent oxidoreductase, producing MSSSHPATPAEHFDVLIVGAGISGIGAAWHMRHQCPDKSFCVLEAQAGYGGTWRTHTYPGIRSDSDLYTFGYRFKPWEGAPIAAAQEILTYMGEVIEENDLDQHIRYSHRILAADWSSDDKVWTLTARDEATGETRKFTASFLWMCQGYYNHEKGYTPEWEGMDSFRGQIIHPQTWPDDVDLSGKKVICIGSGATAATVVPAIAADCDHVTLLQRSPTYFTPGRNVNELADALREEGVDADWIHKIIRKRVLFDQAKFTQLAQEQPDIVRAELLKGVRDLLGPDYPIDPHFTPKYRPWQQRIAFVPDGDLFQGIASGKASVVTDHIDRFTESGILLKSGEELEADIIITATGFNLSVLGDIPFSKDGAPIDFSQTVTYRGMMFTGVPNMAWVFGYFRASWTLRVDLMGDFISRLLKHMDRIGAKEVRVELRDEDRDMEILPWMDPDNFNPGYMMRSLHLMPKRGAHDIWQHSQDYWREKDEMPLIDLDGAEFVYDRQTAKVPETA
- a CDS encoding transglycosylase domain-containing protein, with the translated sequence MAKTPRKPPAKAKKAASGRSAAAAVPVRGGLLRARWVRYLVLVILCGLLIGAGWAFWKWRSLYFGMPDLPPIADLWDAKREAAIEFIDRDGNTLAVRGPRYGRATHVSQLPPHVPQAFIAAEDKRFYEHDGADDAAIARAAWSNMRAGETVSGASTITQQLIKNLVLDSRQTISRKAQEMKLARELETKLSKDEILSLYLNRVYFGAGLYGIDAASRYYFGKPPEELNIAEAAVLAALPKAPSKLNLRDNLDGAKARQLYVLEQMADLGFITADQVTDAIETDLTIIDAPEYDAQLGYVLDTVADRVELMLPRPPGDMVVTISIDVALQDKIRAKLNERMDADGKAAKASQASALVIDRDGRVVALVGGRDFTESEFNRVTQAKRQPGSSFKPFVYAAALESGFSSFDVFDDAPLSIGKWKPENYGGGFLGPMTLSEAMARSTNTIAAELTQEASEESVINIARRFGITTPLQPFPSIALGSQEVSLWEITRAFGTLQSGGLRMDPWLIEKIENSRGDVLYTRPDYNRDRVFDHELAKEMNAMMARVVNAKFGTGRRARFGNWMIAGKTGTSQDWRDAWFIGYTAAYVGGVWVGNDDDSPMEKVSGGGLPADLWSDIMEIAHAGMPPEPLLGAEPGLEMSEEAEERITFYRGMAQAFGAAAGSRSGSGSRVRVIRP
- a CDS encoding penicillin-binding protein activator, with the translated sequence MTLLQPLLRKLPAPSLLLASLLLATACATAPARQPVPIGTGEPREEPVTGVPRDLGDTSGEDIEIGDIDDIGDARRGRGDRGLTPPFMEGREIKRAAVLLPFSHPNANVRAEAESMLAGIELALFEYADRDFLIIPKDTAGKTSVAEARIDEAFEDKVDVVLGPLFGANVKTVREKAREEEIPVIAFSNDRSAAGGGAYLASISPDEEVRRVMEYVAARGVDTFVFLGPRSAYGRQVEAAMRFEASRLGAVVAASAFYGEDSGAGAEARQIASVLKTELAGRPGRVAVMIPERGVKLLSVAPLLPYNGVDMREVKLIGTSYWDDSSIWREPTLRGGYFAATDPANKTAFSETYRRIYGRAPTDLAALAYDAAALTVRLAADDSLTYGGVTDPDGFFGVNGLFRFRIDGTSERGLAVMQIQPGGAELVEGGVQSFPTGQTGPS
- the rsmI gene encoding 16S rRNA (cytidine(1402)-2'-O)-methyltransferase encodes the protein MSTPIGNLRDITLRALDVLAAADEVLAEDTRVAGKLMSAYGLKVRLSPYHDHNGAERRPGLIRALQDGARIALISDAGTPLVSDPGWKLAHEALEAGVKVIPVPGASAMLAGLVASGLPSDKFLFAGFLPPKSGARKSAAETLKAVPGTLIFYESGPRLADALADLAAVFGPREAAVTRELTKLFEEIRRGTLSELAAHYAEAGPPRGEIVLLVGPPGEAEITPEKLDAALRDALDGQPTKAAANAVAEALGLPKRDVYQRALKLKADG
- a CDS encoding MFS transporter, whose product is MFKSISAIAALLFAAAILYAGNGLQSTLLSVRGDLEGFPTAVIGLLASAYYAGFILGCRFVPGMIKGVGHIRAFVALASIASSSALAHILFVEPVSWSALRFVTGFSFAGLTMVLESWINERATNENRGKVLSVYRIVDLGAVTIGNGLLAIAPPEGFQLFILVSILISIALVPVALTRSTSPAPLETAKLDIVELYRVSPVGAVGAAATGLANAAFWGMAPVYVQELGYGSAAIAAFMSTAIIGAGLFQFPTGSLSDKVDRRFVIVGSSLLGAGASALLASFAGLSENAMLGFSFLFGAFIIPVFGICAAHANDHAAVGKAVATSGGLLLLYGVGSVVGALVGALVMSAFEPAALFWYIAGVYLVLAVFSLLRIGVKRPRIVGKKSRYIPMAKSPLTRVYRKRAKAQPKA
- a CDS encoding acyl-CoA dehydrogenase family protein encodes the protein MDGSFPAAADMHGQADEAFRAEIDAFLDAELTEELRAAGRETTGLKSPRWACDAWRKRLNARGWFAPSWPVEYGGAGWSAEQRLYFENACAERDAPIVMNSGVRTIGPLIIAEGTEAQKAHYLPAILTGEHEWCQGFSEPQAGSDLSALSLRATQEGDAFVLNGSKVWTSFAHYATHMFLLARCEPGSMGRDGLVFLLVEMNRPGIRVRPIDFISGEHETNEVFFDNVHTPAADRIGEVGAGWTAARALMAIARSNNTTTGLLRRALRAAKRGMAGAPPSRDLTILAMKVDAFEALEARASGGDVAVSPAARSSVLKVLATELHQAITEAGLAIAPNSHFAQAKYLSTRAATIYSGTSEVHRNILAHAIGCP
- a CDS encoding YraN family protein, encoding MADRASRSARRKAAERRGRTGEALAALFLRLKGYRILASRVRTPVGEIDLVAEKAGIIAFVEVKARREARLALEAVSPYAWQRIARAAENWMARRPHYAGHGWRYDLIAIAPRRLPVHLRDAWRPGLA